The DNA segment AAGAAGAAGATGAGAATTTATTCTTTGCTGAGGAAGATGATGAAAAGGAATATGAAAAGGCTATAACTGCGaaattcaaagattttttcCGATCCAATGAGGAGAAAAAtgcaaatgaaaataaatcacaGGACGATTTATCTGAAGAGGAGGAAGGAAATTTACATTCAAATTTTGAGTTGCGTAAAGAAAGAttacaaaagaagatagaagcCCTTGAAAATAAAGCAGTTGCTGAAAAACCATGGACATTGAAAGGAGAGATAAGAGCAGACAGTCGTCCAGTGAATTCTCTACTTGAGGAAGATGTAGAATTCGACAGAACCACAAGACCTGGTGAGAAAATCTCCCTTTTCATTAACATTGTTCATATTTTATGAAGGTACTGAAGAGTTAGAATTATTGGGGAACATGGATGGTTCCGAGATTGACAGGAAAAAACAGTCAAAAATGATTCCAAttccatttaattttgaaaaccaaTCCTAcagaattaatatttttttgaaaatgttgTGTCGGTGGTATTTTTCCATGCCCATGTTTGATAGTTTTTCTGACAAATACTCACTCATTTATGATTCACTTTtctacaataaataaataaatgttgcTCTAGGTATTGGGTTGCAAAATCCCGTAACATGCTTACTTGAAGCACACTGTACCACCAATATTAAATGACTAACTCTGTTTCAAAGgtaatctcaaatatcttcatttCAGCTCCTATCGTCACTGGAAGCACGACACTCAAGTTGGAAGATATCATAAGGCAGAGAATAAAAGACAAAGCTTTTGATGATCCTCAACGGAAGACTGGCTTTGTGGAGGAACCTATTGAATTCAAGAAAAAGTTGGTCCTGAATCAAGAGAAAAGCAAAGAGTCTCTGGCACAAATTTACGAAAAAGAATATTTGGCCGCTAAAGAACCCGACTTAACTGAAAAAGAGGAGGACAGTGAACTTCACAAAGAAATAAAGACTGAAATGAAAGCACTATTCAGTCAATTGGACGCCTTATCCAATTACCATTACACTCCTAAGCCTGCAGTCCGGGAAGTGAAAATAGTCAAAAACGTTCCAGCTTTGAATGCAGAAGAGGTTGGACCTGTGGTAATCAGTGATGCCATGTTGGCTGCTCCAGAGGAAGTGAAACAGAAGAAAGAAATGCTGGGTAAGAAAATCTGTCCCCATAATTCCCCATATATTCGCGTCATCATGACTTAACAGGAAGGCaatcaataaaataataagaattaattcagatgcgtaccacccgccgatatgaatattgGGAATTCccaacaagcgatacgccccctgatgtcaatttttgtaaataaaaagttaatgcacttttgtttgtttacatcgaggaaaGGAGAATATTATGGTGTTTCAATAagtgttttcataaaaaatatatcttaatctgttgaaaatatcttaatcTATCTCCTGACAATGGGAAAAGCTTAATGAAGTTgtcataatttgcatcctttgaTCAAATCTCGATTACAACTTTCTTGTGGAGCTgtcagttttttctattttccacgatgaattGAACGTTTAGTCaatttaaggacatatgtacCTCGTCTTTATAGCATATAtggtttttgtacatttcaaattggttacgaagaatagaaggTGAATTGACTAACCTggatatgaggggttcagagctgaagtgaaccaagtccattcagcctaattttgagatgaatggcttagaagttgattatcaacaattaattcaaaagtgacttctttatttattaatattcTTATgcaagcatatgcttacattctaacctttaaaaatctaaagaagtcacatttgaattaatgggtgataaacaacttctaagccattcatcccaaaattaggctgaatggacttggttcacttcagctctgaaccccacATATATAACCTCTAAATGAAAGGtttcacacaaaaaacaaatctcttTTCTCCAGAGAGTACTTTTTCCACCTAGTAAGTTGTTAtactgtaatgaatcccagttttctgaggaaaattggagttcattttagtgcattcctttcgttttaagtttccgcctttgaaaatattttaattctcaaatatccagtacattcattccgataagcagagtaaatgtaaaaaaccgtttatctgtgtttaacgttgtttttcttgcatgccgttgaagatttcgacgtttttctgatgttgatatgcgataaactgAAGCTGacaacgtttttcattcttgccgcattctggaattttcagatttttaacgtgtgggggggaTTTGCCAATAAAAACAGATTTTCCCAtgcgacggtcacttttactTTTGATTCTTTGTTACTTCAGTCTCTTTTACTTTTTGATTTCTGCTCTTTTACTTTGACtcttttacgctccgtacttttctgcgattcgacgttaattgtgtgcacgacaagccgttcaacaatttaaaaataattttgtgttgcgagtatCAGTGctattaggaattaatttttagtttttcatttgatttccgcgagtgcctgaaataaaggaggtaggtccccgcctttaccgttcagtttcttaattagacctacaccggttacttctttgacactgctgtactgtatcgctttctgttatattttatcgtactataccctgtttcgcgagtctgactattcccttcgctatcagttatggcgcgtaagcccttggggtagagaataagagataccgctcgtcgtcagtgaaatcccgtagttgcgctgaaaatagaccttttcttcgctatcagtcatggagcgttagcccttggggtagcgaataaaagtctcgaatagatccgccctggttgtgtttctttcattaattacatcccgataccgtatagcaagtcatttcacttcgcgaggtcatccttagtatccatttcgtcagttctggttggcgcattttattgaacaacctttgatttttttcactgcacccaagtataaactttataaagtgctcgtgaccggatagaatttcccgaatgtatgttttcatacctacacatatctccgtttTACATATAATCAgcttccgaaggtgtgaataaactagtacataatttgattttgactacttcgttatcgctaccaccctagataacagcgaactccgtctccgactagcaggtactctggtaggtttgctattctttctagtgaaaagaatagctggcgctcgaaataagttttctccgaggtgacCACGTTACAATACATATGAATTTGGATAACACTCACataaaattcattcagaaaatcatttccgatttccagttcaacttggacaagtctTCTTAGCATCAATATTGCAATTtcagccattgtatataattaAAAAGGCTATCTATCATAGTTATAGCTCTCAATATAATCAATTTCTTCTATAATGATCGagtaaagagccaagaagttcggaatcaaaaaatattgctttctTTTATCAGCTGAATTcggaattttttcataaatactaatacttcatAACATTTATCAAcctgaaattgataataattaatacaatggaggagttccctacatgttggccaaACTAGAAAAtggtctaaaaggtctaccaacggTAAAGAAAAAGAAGTTGAACGTACCATCAAGGAGAGAAAGTTGCAATATTTGGGACACATAATGCGAGGCGAGAAGTACAATATCTTACGATTAATAATGCAGGGGAAAATAGAAGGCAAAAGAGGCGTAGGAAGAAGACGAATCTCATGGCTGAGAAATCTGAGAGAGTGGTTTGGATGCAGCTCAAAACATCTCTTTAGAGCCGCTGTCTCCAAAGTCAAGATAGCTATGATGGTTGCCGACATCCGCCGCGGATATGgcacttgaagaagaagaacAGGAAATGACTGCttcctaacgaaacctacttcattctttccgcaatgatcaaatataatcatgaaattctaccaagctttctagagtttactgttaaagagaaaaaaagattttcataacttcgattgctgattggttgaaatttatgttggtattactacttctGTGACAATTGGCATGTTTcgttggcaaatgtcaagaaggaaaaagtaatctgttaggttatgggcaaagttttggttatgtgcacaatctttccttgaacgcattcttgttttcttgtattttgtaagctatacagcacattgacaatattaatattatatatatcagtaaaaatgacatttgccaatgaaatatgtcaattGTTATATgaagtagtaataccaacataaatttcaaccaatcagcaatcgaggttatgaaaatctttttttctcttcaacagcaaactctagaaagctctgtagaatttcataaatatatttgatcattgcggaaagaatgaagtaggtttcgttagaaagcaatcattcttcgttggtagacctttttctaggttggccaacatgtagggaa comes from the Coccinella septempunctata chromosome 2, icCocSept1.1, whole genome shotgun sequence genome and includes:
- the LOC123308082 gene encoding U3 small nucleolar ribonucleoprotein protein MPP10-like, whose amino-acid sequence is MPSETVSFQNCEFLKMIRKTGENKSHDIPKLRKFLKTIYDCTKNEQKNYYGNSKALPKLIIQNMDTEQIWQQLELQNAEVLAINGKKIESLLSPQVCTEVQLSENEMDEGSDHESGDSEFEAENDHISENEESGDISFEEDDMEEDSVPSQLPKKSFKKSVVDDEFFKLNEMEEFLISCEKEVDKENDDSEEEDENLFFAEEDDEKEYEKAITAKFKDFFRSNEEKNANENKSQDDLSEEEEGNLHSNFELRKERLQKKIEALENKAVAEKPWTLKGEIRADSRPVNSLLEEDVEFDRTTRPAPIVTGSTTLKLEDIIRQRIKDKAFDDPQRKTGFVEEPIEFKKKLVLNQEKSKESLAQIYEKEYLAAKEPDLTEKEEDSELHKEIKTEMKALFSQLDALSNYHYTPKPAVREVKIVKNVPALNAEEVGPVVISDAMLAAPEEVKQKKEMLGESELSKTDKKRKRRQKKAKQRNMNVKKDKSDINKDPNIKKMDQSKKTSKSSKAFFEEMEEKQKIRK